Genomic window (Allostreptomyces psammosilenae):
GGCGGTGATCGGCCACGCCCTGGCCACCGCGCTGGCCGGGGACGGTGCGCCCCCGGCGGACCTGGTGTACCTGCGGGCCGACGCGGCGGACTGGCCGCGGCACTTCTACCGGCGGATCGGGTTCCGCCAGATCGCTCGCGGGGCCTCCTTCCTGCGCTTCGGCTGACGGTCGGCCGCGGCGGGTCCCAGCACCCCGTGACGTCGTCGGCCCCAGGGGACGGCGTGGGAGGTGGGTGGTGCTCCTGGAGGAGCCCGATCTCAGCCGCGGGCCAGGCGGGCGGTGAGGCGGTCCCGGGTGGCCGGCCACTCGCTGGCCAGCAGGGAGAACACGACGGTGTCCCGCCAGGTGCCGTCCGGGCGGCGGCGGTGGCGGCGCAGCGTGCCCTCGCGCACCGCGCCGAGGCGGGAGATCGCGGCCTGGGAGCGGGTGTTGCGGTGGTCGGTGCGCAGTTCCACGCGCCCCATGCCCAGGTCGTCGAAGGCGTGGGTGAGCAGCAGCAGCTTGGCCTCGGTGTTGGTGGCGGTGCGCCAGTGGGCGCGGCCGTACCAGGTGGCGCCGATCTCCAGGCGCTCGGCCACCGGGTCGATGTCCAGGTAGTGCGTCCAGCCGACGGCGCGCCCGCCGGCGAGGTCGACGACGGCGAAGCCGACGGCGGTGCCGGCCTCGTACTGCCGGGCGTAGGACCGGTGGGCGGCCAGCAGCTCCTCCTCGGTCATCGGGGTGGGGACGGAGAGCCAGCGCCAGACCTCCGGATCCTGGCCGCCCGCGGCGAACAGCTCCGGGATGTGCGCCTCGGTGACCGGTTCCAGGCGGACGTGACGGCCGGTGAGGACGGTGGGGACGGGTGTCTTGGCAACCATGTGCCCACCCTAGCAGCGTTTGCATGCATACAGACTTGTGTATGTACTAGGTCAATCACACGGCCGGTGATCCGTTGTCGGCGGAACGCGGTACGTTCGACTCCGTCGCGCCGAACCGGCATCCGTGCCGGGCGGCGCGCGGACCGCACGTCGCACCCGATGGGGAGGAACCGCCGTGACGATGGCGTTGCCCGCGTCCTGGCAGCCGGTGCTCGCCGGCGAGACCGACAAGCCGTACTTCGCCGAGCTGAGCCGGTTCGTGGCCGAGGAGCGGGCCAGGGGGGAGGTCTTCCCGCCGGAGGACGAGGTGTTCGCCGCCCTGGAGGCGACCCCGTTCGACCGGGTGAAGGTGCTGATCCTGGGTCAGGACCCGTACCACGACAACGGCCAGGCGCACGGCATGTGCTTCTCGGTGCGCCCGGGCACGAAGGTCCCGCCCTCCCTGCGCAACATCTTCAAGGAGCTCCGCGACGACCTCGGGCTGCCGGTGCCGGACAACGGCTACCTGATGCCGTGGGCCGAGCAGGGCGTGCTGCTGCTCAACGCGGTGCTCACGGTGCGCGCCCACGAGGCCAACTCGCACAAGAACCAGGGCTGGGAGAAGTTCACCGACGCGGTGATCCGCGCCGTCTCCGAGCGCCCCGACCCGGCGGTGTTCGTGCTCTGGGGCAACTACGCCCGCAAGAAGGCGCCGCTGATCGACACCACGCGGCACGCGGTGATCGAGGGCGCCCACCCCTCCCCGCTGTCCGCCAAGAAGTTCTTCGGCTCCCAGCCGTTCTCCCAGATCAACGAGGCGCTCAAGAGCCAGGGCCACGACCCCGTCGACTGGCGCATACCGGACCTCGGCCCCGCCGCGTAGGGCGGGCTGCCGCGCGCCCCGGCCGGCCGGGCCTAGCCCTGCGCCAGGTCGGCCCGGGCGCGCACCTCGGCCTCCAGCGCGCCGACCGTCTCGTCGAGCAGACCGCGCAGCCGTTCCGCGTCGCGCGGGTCCAGCCGCTCCTCCCACTCCCCCAGCACCGACAGGTGCGCCGTCACCTCGCTGGTGCCGGAGGCGCTGTCGGCCACCTGGAACCAGCCGGTGCAGGAGTCCGCGCCGGCCACGGTCCACTCCAGGCGCCGCTGGCCGGGCTCGGCCCGGTACAGCAGTTCCCGGTCCACCTCGCGGTCCAGCACCCGGCCGGTCAGGCGCAGCCCGCCGTCCGGGAGCGGGTCGAAGGCCATCCGCAGCGGGAGCCACCCGCCGGTGCGCGGTGCCTCCTGGAGCAGGTGGAAGGCGATCTCCGGCGAGCCCGGCAGGGTGCGCGCCGACTCGAATTCGGCCATGGGTCTCCTCGCTCCGTCGTCGTCGGTCCGTGGTGTCCTCACCGGCCCTCGGCCGTGGCGGTTCAGACGGAGATCGTCGGCTCCACGGTGAGCTCGCCGCCCCGGACGTCGACCACCACGTGCTGCCCGCGCCCCAGCCGCCCGTCCAGCAGCAGCCGGGACAGCCGGTTGTCCACCTCCCGCTGGATGGTGCGGCGCAGCGGGCGGGCGCCGAACTCGGGCTGGTGCCCCTGTTCGGCCAGCAGGTCGATCGCCGCCGGGGTGAACTCCAGCTCCAGGCCCTGGGCCCGGGCCCGGCGCCGGGTCTCGTCCAGCAGCAGGTCCGTCACCTGCCGCAGCTCGCCGGCGCGCAGCTGGTGGAAGACGATGATCTCGTCGATGCGGTTGAGGAACTCCGGGCGGAAGGAGTCGCGCAGCCGCCGCATCAGCCGGTCGCGCAGCCCCGCGTCGGCCCGGCCGCGGGCCGGGGTCTCCGCGCCGCCGGGGGCGAAGCCCAGCGCGCCGCCGCCACCGAGGATCAGCTCGGAGCCGATGTTGCTGGTCATGATGAGCACGGTGTGGCGGAAGTCCACCGTGCGTCCCTGGCTGTCGGTCAGCCGGCCGTCGTCGAGCACCTGGAGCAGGATGTTGAAGACGTCCGGGTGGGCCTTCTCGATCTCGTCCAGCAGCACGACGCTGTAGGGCCGGCGGCGGACCGCCTCGGTGAGCTGCCCGGCCTCCTCGTAGCCGACGTAGCCGGGCGGGGCGCCGACCATCCGGGAGACGGTGTGCCGCTCCTGGAACTCGCTCATGTCCAGCCGGATCATGCGTTCCTCGCTGCCGAACAGCGCCTCGCTGAGGGCGCGGGCCAGCTCGGTCTTGCCGACGCCGGTGGGGCCGAGGAACAGGAAGCTGCCGATCGGCCGATCGGGGTCGCCCAGTCCGGCGCGGTTGCGGCGCACCGCCTCGGCGACGGCCGCCACGGCGTCCTCCTGGCCGACCACCCGGCTGCGCAGCCGCTCCTCCAGGTGCAGCAGGCGTTCCTTCTCCTCCTCGGTGATCTGGTTGACCGGGATGCCGGTGGTGCGCGACACCACCTCGGCGACGTCCTCCATGGTCACCTCGGGCACCTTGGGCACGGCGCCCGTTCCCTCCGTGCCGTGCCGGCTGCGGTCGAGCTGTTCCTCCACCTCGCGGATGCTGTCGCGCAGCCGGGAGGCCCGCTCGTACTGCTCGTCGGCGACGGCCTGGTCCTTGTCCCGGCGCAGCCGCTCCAGGTCGCGCTCCAGCCGGCGGACGTCGCCGCCGGGGGTGAGGGTGCGCAGCCGGACCCGGGCGCCGGCCTGGTCGACCAGGTCGATCGCCTTGTCCGGCAGGAAGCGGTCGGTGATGTAGCGGTCGGACAGTTCCACGGCCGCCAGCAGCGCCGCGTCGGTGATCCGCACCTGGTGGTGGGCCTCGTAGCGGTCGCGCAGGCCGTGCAGGATCTCGACGGCGTCGTCCACGCTCGGCTCGGCGACCAGGATCGGCTGGAAGCGGCGGGCCAGCGCCGCGTCCTTCTCGATGCCCCGGCGGTACTCGTCGAGGGTGGTGGCGCCGATGACGTGCACCTCGCCGCGGGAGAGCGCCGGCTTGAGCATGTTGCCGGCGTCCATGCCGCCCTCCTGGCCGCCGCTGCCGGCGCCGACCATGGTGTGCAGCTCGTCGATGAAGACGATCAGCTCGTCGGCGTGCTCGCGCATCTCGTCGATGAGCTTCTTCATCCGCTCCTCGAAGTCGCCGCGGTAGCGGGTGCCGGCGACGACGCCGGACAGGTCCAGCTGCATCACCCGCTTGTCGGCGATGGTCTCCGGGACCTCGCCGTTGGCGATGCGCTGGGCTATCCCCTCGACGATGGCGGTCTTGCCGACGCCCGCCTCGCCGATCAGCACCGGGTTGTTCTTGGTGCGCCGGGAGAGCACCTCCACGGTCTGGTCGATCTCCTCGTCGCGGCCGACCACCGGGTCGATGGCGCCCTCCCGGGCGAGCTCGGTGAGGTCGCGGCCGAACTGGTTGACGGTGGGGGTGGCGGAGGGGCCGCGGGGCTCGACGGTCGGCGCGGGACGTCCCGTGGCGGCCTGCTGCAGCGCCTCGGGGGTGACCTGGGCGCCGCTGAGCAGCCGGCCGGCCGTGGAGTCCGGGTTGCTGGCCAGGGCGAAGAGGATGTGCTCGGGGCCGATGTAGCTGGAGCCCAGCGCTTGCGCGATGCGGTGCGAGTCCAGCAGGGCCCGCTTGGCCGCCGGGGTCAGCGCCACCGACGTGCTGGTCCCCTCCTCGCCGCCGGGGCGGCCGGGGTCGAGCTTGCCGGCGATCGCCCGCGGGTCGGCGCCGGTGGCCGCGACCAGCCGGGCCGTGGTCTCCAGTTGCAGCGCCGCCCACAGCAGGTTGTCGGTGTCCAGGTCCTTGCTGCCGCAGCGCACGGCGTGCGAGGCGGCCCTTGAGACCAGCGCGCGGGCCTGCTCGCTCATGAACCTCCCGATGTCGACCCGCTGCACCGGCCGTCGGGAGGCGCCGCCGAAGAACCGGGCGAGGAAGTCGTCGAAGGACTCGCCGCCGGTTCCGCTCGGCTCGTTGAAGCTGCTGGACATCCCGTACTGCTCCCCTCGGCCGAATGCGTACTCCTCACGGGTCGGCGGGTGCCCCACGGGGGCGGCGTTACACATGGTGCGGGGCGCCGCCGGGCACGCATGGGCCGCCGCATCGGGGGTAGCGGACGGTAGCTACGTCGTGACGTTCCGCCACGGCGAGCGGTCGCGGACCGTCGAGGAGGGTGCTCGTGGCGTTGCGGAGCTGGATCGAGGGCTGGCCGGTCTACCGCCAGCTGACCGGCGACGACCGGTTGGGGCGGGGCGCGGCGGCGCGGTCCCCGGCGACCGCCGCGCTGCGCCCGCGCACCGCCACCGCCGACCGGGTGGTGAAGTCGGTCTGCCCGTACTGCGCGGTGGGGTGCGCGCAGAACGTGTATGTCAGGGACGGCCGGGTGGTGCAGATCGAGGGCGATCCGGACTCGCCGGTCAGCCGGGGGCGGCTGTGCCCGAAGGGCTCGGCCAGCCTCCAGCTCACCACCGGCCCGTCCCGCCGGCACACCGTGCTCCACCGGCGGCCGTACGCCGCCGACTGGGAGGAGCTGGACCTGGCGACGGCCATGGAGATGGTGGCCGACCGGGTGCTGCGCGCCCGCCGCGAGGGCTGGCAGGACGAGCACGACGGCGTGCCGGTGCGGCGCACCCTGGGCCTCGCCAGCCTCGGCGGCGCGACGCTGGACAACGAGGAGAACTACCTGATCAAGAAGCTGTTCACGGCGCTGGGCGTGGTGCAGGTGGAGAACCAGGCCCGGGTGTGCCACAGCTCGACGGTGGCCGGGCTCGGCACCTCCTTCGGGCGCGGCGGGGCCACCACCTTCCTGCAGGACCTGCAGCACGCGGACTGCATCGTGATCGAGGGGTCGAACTTCGCCGAGGCGCACCCGGTCGGTTTCCAGTGGGTGATGGAGGCCAAGGCCCGCGGGGCCACGGTCATCCACGTCGACCCCCGGTTCAGCCGGACCAGCGCGCTCGCCGACCTGTACGTGCCGATCCGGGCCGGCACCGACATCGTCTTCCTGGGCGGCCTGATCAACCACGTGCTGACCGAGGAGAAGTACTTCCGCGAGTACGTGCTGGCCTACACCAACGCGGCGACGCTGCTGCGCGAGGAGTTCCGCGACACCGAGGACCTCGACGGGCTGTTCTCCGGCTTCGATCCGGACAGCCGCTCCTACGACGTCACCACCTGGCAGTACCGGGGCGCGGAGGTGGCCGCCGCCTCCGGCGCCCGCGAC
Coding sequences:
- a CDS encoding SRPBCC family protein, whose translation is MAEFESARTLPGSPEIAFHLLQEAPRTGGWLPLRMAFDPLPDGGLRLTGRVLDREVDRELLYRAEPGQRRLEWTVAGADSCTGWFQVADSASGTSEVTAHLSVLGEWEERLDPRDAERLRGLLDETVGALEAEVRARADLAQG
- a CDS encoding ATP-dependent Clp protease ATP-binding subunit, with the translated sequence MSSSFNEPSGTGGESFDDFLARFFGGASRRPVQRVDIGRFMSEQARALVSRAASHAVRCGSKDLDTDNLLWAALQLETTARLVAATGADPRAIAGKLDPGRPGGEEGTSTSVALTPAAKRALLDSHRIAQALGSSYIGPEHILFALASNPDSTAGRLLSGAQVTPEALQQAATGRPAPTVEPRGPSATPTVNQFGRDLTELAREGAIDPVVGRDEEIDQTVEVLSRRTKNNPVLIGEAGVGKTAIVEGIAQRIANGEVPETIADKRVMQLDLSGVVAGTRYRGDFEERMKKLIDEMREHADELIVFIDELHTMVGAGSGGQEGGMDAGNMLKPALSRGEVHVIGATTLDEYRRGIEKDAALARRFQPILVAEPSVDDAVEILHGLRDRYEAHHQVRITDAALLAAVELSDRYITDRFLPDKAIDLVDQAGARVRLRTLTPGGDVRRLERDLERLRRDKDQAVADEQYERASRLRDSIREVEEQLDRSRHGTEGTGAVPKVPEVTMEDVAEVVSRTTGIPVNQITEEEKERLLHLEERLRSRVVGQEDAVAAVAEAVRRNRAGLGDPDRPIGSFLFLGPTGVGKTELARALSEALFGSEERMIRLDMSEFQERHTVSRMVGAPPGYVGYEEAGQLTEAVRRRPYSVVLLDEIEKAHPDVFNILLQVLDDGRLTDSQGRTVDFRHTVLIMTSNIGSELILGGGGALGFAPGGAETPARGRADAGLRDRLMRRLRDSFRPEFLNRIDEIIVFHQLRAGELRQVTDLLLDETRRRARAQGLELEFTPAAIDLLAEQGHQPEFGARPLRRTIQREVDNRLSRLLLDGRLGRGQHVVVDVRGGELTVEPTISV
- a CDS encoding GNAT family N-acetyltransferase — protein: MVAKTPVPTVLTGRHVRLEPVTEAHIPELFAAGGQDPEVWRWLSVPTPMTEEELLAAHRSYARQYEAGTAVGFAVVDLAGGRAVGWTHYLDIDPVAERLEIGATWYGRAHWRTATNTEAKLLLLTHAFDDLGMGRVELRTDHRNTRSQAAISRLGAVREGTLRRHRRRPDGTWRDTVVFSLLASEWPATRDRLTARLARG
- a CDS encoding uracil-DNA glycosylase translates to MALPASWQPVLAGETDKPYFAELSRFVAEERARGEVFPPEDEVFAALEATPFDRVKVLILGQDPYHDNGQAHGMCFSVRPGTKVPPSLRNIFKELRDDLGLPVPDNGYLMPWAEQGVLLLNAVLTVRAHEANSHKNQGWEKFTDAVIRAVSERPDPAVFVLWGNYARKKAPLIDTTRHAVIEGAHPSPLSAKKFFGSQPFSQINEALKSQGHDPVDWRIPDLGPAA